GGCATAAGAACAGAATATCTGCCAGGAAGAGAAAGAAACGTGCTGAGCGCTGCCCCTTTATTCCCTCTTTCTTCCTTTGTGACTTGAACAAGTACAACTTGGCGAGGACGTAAGACTTCTTGAATACGATAGTTCCGCAGAAATTTTGTTAGTTCTCCTCTTGGAGAGCCTGCTTCGTCTTTCGCTGAAGCTTCAGAATCTTCTTCCTCTTTTTCGGCATCTGGAATCAGTTCAATGATGGGTTCTGGTATAATTTCATCATCAAAAGTCTGAATTTCTTCAGAAGATTCTTCCTGAAGTTCTTCCTCTTCTTGTGCAAGAAGATAAGCGTTTTCTTTTTCCTGCAGCTCTTGTAATTTTTTACGATCGGCTACTGGAATTCTAAAATAATCTGGATGAATTTCGTTAAGGGGAAGAAAGCCGTGCCTATTTCCGCCATAATCTACGAAAGCGGCTTGAAGACTTGGTTCAATACGAATGATACGGGCGACATAAATATTGCCTTTAAGAGGTTTTTTAGAGGCAATTTCGACATCATATTCTTCTAGGCGATCACCATTAATAACAGCAACCCTTGTCTCTTCTGAGTGGGTTGCATCAATGAGCATGCTCTTTGACATGTAAATATATACTCCTGACGGATTATTTTCTTGTGTTTAATCACGAGAAATATCCGTTGAGAAATGTGGAAAATAAGTGGGGGTTGGCGTGCGCTGAAAAACAAGCGAGGGTGCAGAACTTATCCCATTTTGACGAGAAAAGAGGGGCAAATAAAAATTGTGTCGTTCGTTACACTCAGTTCGCAATAAAAAATTCAGTCGCAAGTTACCACAAAATTAAAATCTGGGTCCTCAATAGATAATAAATGAGGACAGTACACCTGATTTTTAAATCAGACGAAGGAAAGTTAGAGACAATACATAACTCTATATCAGTGCTCTGACGTAATATATGTTCTACCTATTGCCACGAATTTTTACTGTTGAACGCCATGTGAAGCTCTTTTTCATAGAGAAAAGATAAATCTTTACAGCACAGCATTCACTTAAACAGTTTTCTACCTTTTTAATGGCCTAATAAATGCTTTCGGGCAAGTATGAAGATGAAATTTAATTGATTTAATTGTAATATTTTTTCAAGGCCAGTTAGATTGGCTCTGGATTATTTGGAAAATGAAGAGAGGGGATGGATGGAAAGTCGCAGTATTTCTCGTCGGAATATTATACGGTCGGGTGGTTTGGTTTGTGGTGCGGGTGTCGTCTCCTCACTTTTTTTACCTTCACAGGTTTTTGCTGCACCTTATGTTATGAAAAAGCCTCAAAAAGAGCTTCCTTTGGTTGTTATAGATCCTGGGCATGGGGGAAAGGATCCGGGTGCTATTGGAATAACAGGGATTTATGAGAAGCATGTGGTTGAAGCAGTTGCTCAAGATTTGCGTTTGGCCTTGATCAAAAGTGGTAAATGCCGTGCAGATTTAACCCGTCGAACGGATAGTTTTATATCGCTCAATGATCGTGTGGGAATTGCACAAGAGAAAAAAGCTTCTTTGCTTATTTCACTCCATGCTGATTCTTTTAAATCTCCAAAAATTCGCGGTGCAAGTGTTTATACCAAAGGCAAAACCAGTGATCCTTTGACGTTATCTATTGTGCGGAATGAAAATGCAGCTGATCGTTTTGGTAAGTCGCATATGAAAGGCGTCGATTCTGATGTGATGAATATTTTGACGAGCATGGTCGGAGATCGTGCTCGGAAATCATCGGCACATATTGCTTCGGCAGTTGTAAAGTCTTTTCAGGGAAAAACGCCTTTGCTAGAAAGTCCTATGCGGCATGCAGGATTTTTTGTCCTTAAATCAAGAGAAATTCCTTCAGTTCTTGTTGAGATGGGATTTTTGTCGAATCATCAGGATGAGCTTGCTTTGAAAAATCGTTTGCATCGGGGCATTTTGGTTAGCCAGCTTGCAAAGGCAGTTAATAATTATGTAGTTTGGCAGAAAGTAGAAGGATATTCTGTTTAGATATTTTTGTAACGGATATTGCTAAATCATAGTGTCTATCTATTACGATTAAGGCCTCTTTGGGTTTAAGGGGCATGTGTGAGTACCTAGTGAGGGGTTGCTTTTGAACTCTTAACTTTGTGTTTTTTGAAAAATTTGTACTTTATAATCGCTTTTAATTTAAAGTGAGTTTGTGTCTTTTAATCCGACAAGATTCGGCTGTTGTATGGATGGGGAAAATCGTCAGGCATGTTATCGCGTTTATTAGGTCTTTTTTCGGCTGATATGGCAATTGATCTTGGAACAGCAAATACCTTGATTTATTTGAAAGGCCGTGGGGTCGTTCTAAATGAGCCTTCTGTTGTTGCTGTGAGTGAGCAGAGAGGTCGTGCTCAGGTTCTTGCCGTCGGTTCTGAGGCTAAAAAAATGGTGGGAAAAACACCTGATTCCATCAAGGCTATTCGACCATTAAGAGACGGTGTCATCGCTGATTTCGACATTGCAGAGGAAATGATTAAGTATTTTATCCGTAAAGTGCATAATCGCGGTGCCTTTTTTAGTCCTAGAATTGTTATTTGTGTGCCTGCCGGTTCAACGGCTGTTGAGCGGCGTGTTATTCAAGAAAGCGCCGAAAGCGCAGGGGCTCGTAAAGTTTTTTTAATTGAAGAGCCAATGGCCGCTGCAATCGGTGCTGGGATTGGTATTTCAGAAGCTGCCGGTGGTATGATTGTTGATATCGGTGGCGGGACAACAGAGGTTGCTGTGATTTCTCTTGGAGGAATTGTGGAGGCACGTTCCGCTAGGGTGGGCGGAGATAAAATGGATGAGGCGATTGTCTCTTATATCCGTAAGTATTTTCACTTGCTGATTGGAGACAGTTCTGCAGAGCGTGTTAAAATAGAGATCGGTTCAGCCATAGCGCCAGAGGACGGGACAGGGCCTATGCTTTCTTTAAAAGGGCGAGACCTTTTGAACGGTGTGCCGAGAGAGATCGTCGTGAGTCAGGCTCAGATTGCAGAGGCTTTGCAGGATCCTATTCAACGTATTGTTGAAGTTGTTCTTCTTGTTTTGGAAAATACGCCGCCAGAGCTTTCGGCAGACATTATTGAGCGAGGCATTGTTCTTTCTGGTGGAGGAGCACTTCTTCATCGTTTAGATGAGGTTTTGCGAGAAGCTACAGGGTTGCCCGTTATTGTTGCTGAAAATCCACTTTCTTGCGTTGCTTTTGGTACTGGGCGTGCTTTAGAAGAAATGCATAATTTACAGCATATATTAAGTACAGTGTATTGATTTTTGAAACTGTTATAGGCTTGGAAGTTTAAGATGCTATCGGTTAAGAGGCGAGAGTTTCTGGCGAGTGTCATACGAACAGGGGCTGTCTTAGGCGCAATTTTCTTAGTTTTTTTGGCAAGCGCTTTTCCAGAGCCTTTTGAAAATATGCGAATTTTAGAAAAATCTCGCTTGGCCTTTTTCTACGAGCGAGCTCTCTTCCCTCAATATTTTTTTGATAATTTGCAGCGTCGATTTTCTTTTTCTCTCTTTTTAGTCAATGAAAATGAACGGTTGCGCTTAGAAAACCAGAATTTAAAGGCGGAACAGGAAAACTCATTTCAACTAAAAAGTGAAAATGAGCATTTAAAAAAGTTACTTCATTGGAGTGAGATTCCTGGCTTTGGATATGTGACGGGGCATGTTTTTGGAGAAGAGCGTGGGCCTTATCGTCATGCTGTATTGATGGGATGGGATGGAGTTTCCAAAGCGCCTACAGTTGGAAGCGTTGCAATGGACTCTCGCGCACTTGTTGGGCGTGTTACGGAAGTTTCGAAAGATGCTTTGCGTATCTTACTGATAGACGATGAAGCCAGCCATGTGCCTGTTGTTGGAAAAGAGAGTGGTTCTCACGCTATTTTGAGTGGGAAGGGAGAGGAAAAAGGACTGGAGCTGGCTTATTATGTTCAAGGAGCAGCTCCTGTTGAAGGGGAAATTGTAGAAACACTTTTAAAAGATGGGACAATTTCGGGTATTCCGATTGGGCGTGTGCATTACCAAGGGGAAGGGCATCCGATTGTTTTGCCATTTGCAGATTTGAGTCATTTGTCTCTTGTAAAAGTTGTGGATTATGCGCCACTTTTGAAGGCAGCACCGAGTGTGGATGTTAAAAGTCATGCCACACGCAAGCAAGAAGTAATGCCATGATCTTCCAGAATGAAAAAGAGTTAGAGAGCGCTGGTGCTGTTAAGCTCATCGCCCGTTTTATCTTTCCTATTTTGTTTCTGACGGTGCTTGCCCTTTTGCTTTCTGTTCCTTTTCGTATTTTAGGGCGTCCTGAGCTTCAGATTGCAATTTTATTGGAAACAGTTTGGTTTTATACGCTCTATGCTCCTGCTTGGATGGGCGCTGGGAATATTTTTATCGCAGGGCTGTGTTGTGAATTTTTTGTTTCGACACCGCCGGGATTTATTGTTTTTTGGATGGTTGTGGAGGGAGAACTCATTCGGATTTTAAGGCGTCGTTTGTACGAAAGCGGTGTGTTATTTTCCTGGTTTTTATTTAGTATTTTATTTGCTGTTGCAGCGCTTTCTCTTTGGGGGTTATGCACACTTCAAGATTTTTCATATTTATCTCTTTATCCTGTTTTATTTTTATGGCTTTTAAGTATCGGAATTTATCCGCTGATTTATTTATTTTGGCAGGGGATTTTGTTTTCTTTTGGGAGACAAAAAAAGTATTCATAGAATGACAATCAGGAGAGCTGTTTAGCTTTTTGTTTTTGCTCTGTTTTTCGGGTATTTCCACCTTATGTCACGCCGCCGCCGTTCCCGTTTTAAAATTTCACACCGCTCCTTCAGTTTGGGCTTTGTAAAGAGATATTTAAAATCGAAAGAGGTGACAACGGAATATCAGCGAGAGGCTGTTGCAGGTAAGATTTTCGGCAGAAGGGCAACATTGTTATTGTTTGCCCAGATGGGGGTTTTTGCAACATTATCCACTAAGCTTTATAAAATTCAGGTCACAGACAGTGAAGAATTTTCGGAGCAAGCCCTACGCAACCGTCTTTTGAGACGTTATATCGTTCCACCAAGAGGGTTGGTTTACGATGCTTCTGGAAAGCATTTGCTAGCAACAAATAAACTCGTTGTGCGTGCCGTTATGTCTTCTGATGGAAGAATAGACGTAGATGATTCTATAGCGAGATTTGAGAATCTCATCGCAATGGATAAAAAAGATTATCGCAGGGTTGTACAGGAACGCAGGCGTGGCGGTAAAAATATTCCTTTCACCTTGAAAGATTCTTTAACGGAAGAGGAAATCATTCGAATCAATCAGGAGCTTCCTCCGATTGCGGGTCTTTCTTTGGATGAGGGATTTGACCGAATTTATCCTTTTGGAGAGTTAACAGCGCATATCACGGGATATGTTGCGGTTCCGAATGAAAATGATGTTCGCCGTAATAATGTTTATGCCTTGCCAGGAATAAAAATAGGCAGAGGCGGTTTAGAAGAGAAAGAAGAGGATTTATTACGAGGTACACCTGGAAATCTCGAAAATGAGGTGGATGCTCGGCGTGATTTTATTCGAGAAATCAGCAGTACAAGCCCCCTGCCTGGCAATAATCTGCGTTTAACATTGAATCTTCGTTATCAGGAAGTTCTCAAAAGGAATATCGAAGATAAGGTTGCCAGTGCTGTTTTGCTAAATTGCCAAACAGGCGCTGTTTGCGCCATGGTGAGCAGCCCTTCTTTTGACCCCAGTGCTTTTGAAGATGGTATTTCTTTTAAACAATGGAATGCTTGGCTGGAAGATCCCGCAACGCCTTTAAATAATAAAGCTATTTCTGGATTTTATCCTCCTGGCTCTACTTTTAAGCCGGCAGTTGCATTGGCCGCTTTGCAATCTAAAGCCATTTCACCAAAAGAACGGATTGAGTGTCCTGGATATTTAGATATTGGTGGTGGTCGTTTCCATTGCTGGCTGAAATCTGGACATGGTGCTTTAAATGTGAGGCAGGCCTTAAAACATTCCTGCGACGTCTTTTTTTATCAGGCTGCCCGTCGATGTGGGATGGAAGAAATTCATAAAGCCTCAGAAGCTTTGGGACTGTGCCGGCCTCCGACGATTGAATTGGCACATGCAGGAACTGGAATTGTACCTAATGCAGAGTGGGCTCTAAAGCATAATCATCGTTGGCGTGTTGGTGATACAATTAACGCTGGGATTGGGCAGGGCTATGTCCAGACGACTCCTTTAGGGCTGGCAGGATATGCAGCCTCTTTAGCAACAGGTGTTAAAATTTCGCCTTACTTGGTTCAAGATCAACTCAGATGTACGGGGAGTGCCTGTTTTGAAAGTTTGCCTTTTGATCCCGCCTATTTAGAGATTGTTAGGCAGGGAATGTGGGATGTTGTCAACGCTTATAATGGCACGGCACCACGGGCAAAATTACATTTTCAGCACATTCAAATGGCAGGAAAGACAGGAACTTCTCAGGTTAGGAGAGTTTCTAGGGCAATGCGCGAATCTGGAAAATTTAATTCAATGGATTTGCCTTGGAAGTACCGGCCGCATGCCCTTTTTATTGCTTACGCTCCTTTCGACCGTCCACGATATGCACTTTCCTTAGTGATTGAACATGGCAATGCGAGTGCGTCTCAAGCGGCGCCTCTCGCAGGAAAAATAATGGAAGAAATTTTGGAAATGGATCCTGCCGTCAACGATACTGTGCTTACAAATAATGTGGCTTAGCACTCAGGTTATGTTTATTGTGGCATAAGATCTTAAGTATTTTAGATTCATTAGAATTAGGAGGTTATCTCAGTGAAATTTTCACGTGTGCCGAAGCAGCATTCAAAAAGATTATGGCGCACTGGTTCTGAGATTAATTTTTTTCAGCATCTGCTTGGTGTGAATTGGGTGTATATAACGCTTGTAGTACTTCTCGCTTTAGCTGGCTATGTTGCGCTTTTTTCTGTCGCAGGCGGTGCAGCGTATCCTTTTGCTGAACCACAGGCGTTGCGTTTTGGGTTTGGTTTGTTTCTGATGACTGCCATAGCCCTTTCTCCGATACGTCTTGTTTATCATATGGCAGGCATAGTTTATGCCTCCTCCATCCTTCTTTTGGGAATGGTCTTAGCGATGGGGCATATTGGGAAAGGCGCTGAAAGATGGATTAATCTATTAGGGTTTCAATTTCAGCCTTCCGAAATCGCTAAAATTGCTTTGGTCTTGGGCTTGGCGGCCTTTTTTGCACATCCTTCTGTAAAAAATTTGAAAACTCCTTTGAAATGGGTTGTTCCCGTATTGATGGTTTTATTGCCTGTTATTTTGGTTTTAAAAGAACCAAATCTAGGAACCGCTGTTATCATTGGGGTTATTGGAGGTTCTCTCTTTTTTTGTTCTGGTTTTCCACTTTGGATAATCGGTGTTGCAGCGGCTTTTTTTCCTCTTTTAGGAAAGATTCTTTACAATCATTTATATGATTATCAAAAAGCTCGAATTGATACTTTTTTGCATCCTGAGCATGATAGGCTCGGTGCTGGCTATAATATTTTACAGTCAAGGATCGCTCTAGGATCTGGGGGGATATGGGGGAAAGGCTATTTGCACGGAACACAAGGGCAATTGAATTTTTTGCCAGAGAAGCAAACAGATTTTATTTTTACGATTATTGGCGAAGAGTGGGGGTTTGTTGGTGCCATAAGC
The genomic region above belongs to Acetobacteraceae bacterium and contains:
- a CDS encoding N-acetylmuramoyl-L-alanine amidase codes for the protein MESRSISRRNIIRSGGLVCGAGVVSSLFLPSQVFAAPYVMKKPQKELPLVVIDPGHGGKDPGAIGITGIYEKHVVEAVAQDLRLALIKSGKCRADLTRRTDSFISLNDRVGIAQEKKASLLISLHADSFKSPKIRGASVYTKGKTSDPLTLSIVRNENAADRFGKSHMKGVDSDVMNILTSMVGDRARKSSAHIASAVVKSFQGKTPLLESPMRHAGFFVLKSREIPSVLVEMGFLSNHQDELALKNRLHRGILVSQLAKAVNNYVVWQKVEGYSV
- a CDS encoding rod shape-determining protein, whose protein sequence is MLSRLLGLFSADMAIDLGTANTLIYLKGRGVVLNEPSVVAVSEQRGRAQVLAVGSEAKKMVGKTPDSIKAIRPLRDGVIADFDIAEEMIKYFIRKVHNRGAFFSPRIVICVPAGSTAVERRVIQESAESAGARKVFLIEEPMAAAIGAGIGISEAAGGMIVDIGGGTTEVAVISLGGIVEARSARVGGDKMDEAIVSYIRKYFHLLIGDSSAERVKIEIGSAIAPEDGTGPMLSLKGRDLLNGVPREIVVSQAQIAEALQDPIQRIVEVVLLVLENTPPELSADIIERGIVLSGGGALLHRLDEVLREATGLPVIVAENPLSCVAFGTGRALEEMHNLQHILSTVY
- a CDS encoding rod shape-determining protein MreC; translated protein: MLSVKRREFLASVIRTGAVLGAIFLVFLASAFPEPFENMRILEKSRLAFFYERALFPQYFFDNLQRRFSFSLFLVNENERLRLENQNLKAEQENSFQLKSENEHLKKLLHWSEIPGFGYVTGHVFGEERGPYRHAVLMGWDGVSKAPTVGSVAMDSRALVGRVTEVSKDALRILLIDDEASHVPVVGKESGSHAILSGKGEEKGLELAYYVQGAAPVEGEIVETLLKDGTISGIPIGRVHYQGEGHPIVLPFADLSHLSLVKVVDYAPLLKAAPSVDVKSHATRKQEVMP
- the mrdA gene encoding penicillin-binding protein 2, with product MSRRRRSRFKISHRSFSLGFVKRYLKSKEVTTEYQREAVAGKIFGRRATLLLFAQMGVFATLSTKLYKIQVTDSEEFSEQALRNRLLRRYIVPPRGLVYDASGKHLLATNKLVVRAVMSSDGRIDVDDSIARFENLIAMDKKDYRRVVQERRRGGKNIPFTLKDSLTEEEIIRINQELPPIAGLSLDEGFDRIYPFGELTAHITGYVAVPNENDVRRNNVYALPGIKIGRGGLEEKEEDLLRGTPGNLENEVDARRDFIREISSTSPLPGNNLRLTLNLRYQEVLKRNIEDKVASAVLLNCQTGAVCAMVSSPSFDPSAFEDGISFKQWNAWLEDPATPLNNKAISGFYPPGSTFKPAVALAALQSKAISPKERIECPGYLDIGGGRFHCWLKSGHGALNVRQALKHSCDVFFYQAARRCGMEEIHKASEALGLCRPPTIELAHAGTGIVPNAEWALKHNHRWRVGDTINAGIGQGYVQTTPLGLAGYAASLATGVKISPYLVQDQLRCTGSACFESLPFDPAYLEIVRQGMWDVVNAYNGTAPRAKLHFQHIQMAGKTGTSQVRRVSRAMRESGKFNSMDLPWKYRPHALFIAYAPFDRPRYALSLVIEHGNASASQAAPLAGKIMEEILEMDPAVNDTVLTNNVA
- the rodA gene encoding rod shape-determining protein RodA; the protein is MNFFQHLLGVNWVYITLVVLLALAGYVALFSVAGGAAYPFAEPQALRFGFGLFLMTAIALSPIRLVYHMAGIVYASSILLLGMVLAMGHIGKGAERWINLLGFQFQPSEIAKIALVLGLAAFFAHPSVKNLKTPLKWVVPVLMVLLPVILVLKEPNLGTAVIIGVIGGSLFFCSGFPLWIIGVAAAFFPLLGKILYNHLYDYQKARIDTFLHPEHDRLGAGYNILQSRIALGSGGIWGKGYLHGTQGQLNFLPEKQTDFIFTIIGEEWGFVGAISIIVLLAMLTIMGMVMGILCKNTFSRLLCLGISMDFFLYCAVNLSMVMGAIPVGGVPLPLISYGGSATLTMMVGFGILLCAWRNRFQEEI